The Candidatus Nomurabacteria bacterium genomic sequence TCTTCGACCGCTTAATTGCATCACTAACCAAGTTATTAACCGTTTTCGAATCAACCAACTTCCCGGTCTGCATATCTTTTATAAGTTCAATGTCGCGTGAATCACGAAGCAATTGACCTGCACTAAGCCATCGCCAACCGTTTCGAGCTGCCAACATCTGCCCTTGGACACTTTTACCAGCTCCGGCCGGACCAAAAAATACAATCACACTCCCTCCTTTAACTTAGCGCTTGTTTTACAATTCTTGCGACAACAGCACCATCGGCGCTGTTACCAACTTCCTGCTTAACGGCACCTATAACTTGCCCCATCGCTTGCGGTCCATCTGCTCCAAGCTCGGAAATTTTAGCTTCGACTATTTCACGAACCTTTTCTTCGCTCAACTGCTTAGGTAAATACCTCGACAAGACTTCTGCCTCTTTATGTTCACCCTCTGCTAGTTCGGGCCGTCCATTTTGTTCATAGATAGCAGCGCT encodes the following:
- a CDS encoding GatB/YqeY domain-containing protein, with translation MVLKATIQDDMKAALLGGDRFVGDTLRNLKAAILNEEVAQGKRDEGLSDEDIEKIIAREVKRRNESAAIYEQNGRPELAEGEHKEAEVLSRYLPKQLSEEKVREIVEAKISELGADGPQAMGQVIGAVKQEVGNSADGAVVARIVKQALS